The following proteins are co-located in the Roseovarius arcticus genome:
- a CDS encoding bestrophin family protein: MIIRDKPGLLQLLFSVRGSVLPKILPRVLIATAFATGLVWLDQNYVTLPHTNAAPFAVFGIALSLFLGFRNNAAHDRWWEGRKLWGRLIADMRSLSREVEIFVPERADRHRILILALGFIHAHRLNLRQLPPASAPLKWLSAADMATPHPPCTKLNQMTQVIAAAAPDGHAKRAFADRLESIVQSQSGCERIATTPLPYVYSLLIFRTTYLYCGLIPFGLIETAGWMSPMFVAIMAYIFIGLAEVTEELAHPFGETVNGLPLDAMCRTVEISLAPHLDIPVPKPLKADRFYLS; the protein is encoded by the coding sequence GTGATCATCCGTGACAAGCCGGGGCTGCTTCAGCTGCTTTTCTCGGTGCGCGGGTCGGTCCTGCCCAAGATCCTGCCGCGCGTTCTGATCGCCACGGCCTTTGCCACCGGGCTGGTCTGGCTGGACCAGAATTATGTCACCCTGCCTCACACCAATGCCGCGCCTTTCGCCGTCTTTGGCATCGCGCTGTCGCTGTTTTTGGGCTTTCGCAACAACGCCGCGCATGACCGCTGGTGGGAGGGGCGCAAACTGTGGGGCCGCTTGATCGCCGACATGCGCTCCCTCTCGCGCGAGGTCGAGATTTTTGTACCCGAGCGCGCAGATCGCCACCGCATCCTGATATTGGCGTTGGGGTTCATCCACGCGCACCGGCTGAACCTAAGGCAGCTGCCACCCGCTTCAGCGCCCCTGAAATGGCTGAGCGCCGCGGATATGGCCACGCCCCATCCACCCTGCACCAAGCTAAACCAGATGACCCAAGTGATCGCCGCCGCCGCACCCGATGGCCATGCTAAACGCGCGTTTGCCGACAGGCTCGAGTCAATCGTGCAGTCGCAAAGTGGCTGTGAACGGATCGCGACGACGCCTCTGCCCTACGTTTATTCGCTCCTGATTTTTCGCACGACCTATCTTTATTGCGGCCTCATCCCCTTTGGCCTGATCGAGACGGCAGGATGGATGTCGCCGATGTTCGTGGCGATCATGGCCTACATCTTTATCGGTCTGGCAGAGGTGACGGAGGAGCTCGCGCACCCGTTCGGCGAGACGGTAAATGGCCTGCCACTGGATGCGATGTGCCGCACAGTTGAAATCAGCCTGGCCCCGCATCTGGATATTCCTGTGCCCAAGCCGCTAAAGGCGGACCGATTTTATCTAAGTTGA
- the purD gene encoding phosphoribosylamine--glycine ligase translates to MNILILGSGGREHSLAWAVLQNPKCDRLIVAPGNAGIRAIAECASLDIMDPGAVVRFAEEEAIDFVIIGPEAPLAAGVADRLREAGVLTFGPSAAAAQLEASKSFTKEICDASNAPTAAYGHFTDATAARDYAAAQGAPIVVKADGLAAGKGVIIAETVEEAHAAIDDMFGGAFGGAGAEVVIEEFMTGEEASLFVLCDGTSVLSIGSAQDHKRVGEGDTGPNTGGMGAYSPAPVLTPEIEARAMDQIVRPTIDEMARRGMPFQGVLYVGLMIEDGQPRLVEYNVRFGDPECQVLMMRLGAQAFDLMHAAAEGRLAECDVTWAEDHALCVVMAADGYPGDYAKGSVIGGLDTCPADSFHMVFHAGTAFTDGHITAAGGRVLNITARGATLREAADRAYGMVDDIDWPEGFCRRDIGWRAL, encoded by the coding sequence ATGAACATCTTGATCCTCGGCAGCGGCGGGCGCGAACATTCGCTGGCTTGGGCAGTGCTGCAAAACCCCAAATGCGACCGTCTAATCGTGGCGCCCGGTAATGCGGGTATTCGCGCCATAGCTGAATGTGCGTCGCTCGACATCATGGACCCCGGCGCAGTGGTGCGCTTCGCCGAAGAAGAGGCGATTGATTTCGTCATCATCGGGCCAGAAGCGCCATTGGCTGCTGGAGTAGCCGACCGCCTGCGCGAGGCGGGTGTGCTTACCTTTGGCCCGTCGGCGGCAGCAGCCCAGCTAGAGGCATCCAAAAGCTTTACCAAGGAAATCTGCGACGCCTCAAACGCGCCCACCGCCGCCTATGGCCACTTTACGGATGCCACCGCCGCCCGCGACTACGCCGCCGCCCAAGGCGCGCCCATCGTGGTCAAGGCCGACGGGCTGGCCGCCGGTAAGGGCGTCATCATCGCCGAGACGGTCGAGGAGGCGCACGCCGCCATCGACGACATGTTTGGTGGTGCCTTCGGCGGCGCGGGTGCCGAGGTGGTGATCGAAGAATTCATGACCGGCGAGGAGGCATCCCTGTTTGTGCTGTGCGATGGCACCAGCGTGCTGTCCATCGGTAGTGCGCAGGATCACAAACGCGTGGGCGAGGGCGACACTGGCCCCAATACCGGCGGCATGGGCGCCTATTCGCCCGCCCCCGTTCTGACGCCCGAAATCGAGGCGCGCGCGATGGACCAGATCGTGCGTCCCACCATTGACGAAATGGCCCGGCGGGGCATGCCCTTTCAGGGCGTTCTATATGTTGGTCTGATGATCGAGGACGGCCAGCCGCGCCTTGTCGAATATAACGTCCGCTTTGGCGATCCGGAATGCCAAGTGCTGATGATGCGCCTTGGCGCGCAGGCGTTCGACTTAATGCACGCCGCCGCCGAGGGGCGGCTGGCGGAGTGTGACGTCACCTGGGCCGAGGATCACGCGCTATGCGTGGTCATGGCCGCAGACGGATACCCCGGCGACTACGCCAAAGGCAGCGTCATTGGCGGTTTGGATACTTGCCCCGCAGACAGCTTTCATATGGTATTCCACGCCGGAACCGCATTCACGGACGGCCATATCACCGCTGCAGGCGGGCGCGTCCTGAACATCACCGCGCGCGGCGCAACACTGCGCGAGGCGGCAGACCGCGCCTATGGGATGGTGGACGATATCGACTGGCCAGAGGGCTTCTGCCGGCGCGACATAGGCTGGCGCGCACTGTGA
- a CDS encoding type 1 glutamine amidotransferase domain-containing protein, with protein MADISNRKVAILSTHGFEQSELEKPLEELKKAGATVHVIAPDSGEIRGWDGGDWGQSVKVDKTLESVDAADYDALMLPGGQMNPDTLRANKDAVAFVRAFWDAKKPIGAICHAPWLLIEADIIEGRAVTSYSSIRKDVENAGGKWQDSEVVCDKALVNSRNPDDLPAFCAKLIEEIAEGKHTSRAA; from the coding sequence ATGGCTGATATTTCAAACCGCAAAGTCGCAATTCTATCCACCCATGGTTTTGAGCAGTCGGAGCTTGAGAAGCCGTTGGAGGAGCTGAAAAAAGCGGGCGCTACCGTCCACGTCATCGCACCCGATAGCGGCGAGATCCGCGGTTGGGACGGCGGAGATTGGGGACAGTCGGTGAAGGTAGACAAAACGCTAGAGTCGGTAGATGCCGCCGATTATGACGCGCTGATGCTACCCGGTGGTCAGATGAACCCCGACACGCTGCGCGCGAACAAGGACGCTGTCGCATTCGTTCGCGCCTTCTGGGATGCCAAAAAGCCAATTGGCGCGATTTGCCATGCACCATGGCTGCTGATTGAAGCGGATATCATTGAGGGCCGCGCTGTCACCTCATACAGTTCGATCCGCAAAGACGTCGAAAATGCAGGCGGCAAGTGGCAGGACAGCGAAGTTGTCTGCGACAAAGCGCTAGTGAACAGCCGCAATCCTGACGATTTGCCCGCGTTTTGCGCTAAGCTGATCGAAGAGATCGCCGAGGGCAAGCATACGTCACGCGCGGCTTAA
- the xseA gene encoding exodeoxyribonuclease VII large subunit, protein MSDLIDDPDPGENAPEFSVSDLSGAIKRLIEGEFSHVRVKGEIGRVSRPKSGHIYLDLKDDRAVINGIIWKGVAGRLPVQPEEGMEVVATGRLTTFPGQSRYQIVIEDIKPAGAGALMAMLEKRKTALASEGLFDADRKRPLPYLPEIIGVVTSPSGAVIRDILHRLRDRFPRKVLIWPVAVQGERCAGEVTRAIEGFNAMTPGGSLPRPDLIIVARGGGSIEDLWGFNEESVVRAAAASEIPLISAVGHETDTTLIDFASDKRAPTPTAAAELAVPVRLELLAWLDGQEGRLIQALSGGVAQRGQRLRDLSRALPRIEVLLDSPRQRLDVWGDRLPAALIRGVQMRRVALSEAGGALRLGVLRRMIEGDKRRLAAASERMGGALQRRTRDDRRRLDTIAARFAARVPSDSIAAKRAELDRVSQRLPVAGQRQIDGWRTRIAALDRLRETLGYKATLERGYAVIRSAGDLITTRKAAKKAGPLEIEFADGRLALDEAAPKAKPKQTKSQAPDQGNLF, encoded by the coding sequence ATGTCAGATCTTATTGATGATCCCGATCCCGGCGAAAATGCGCCAGAATTCTCAGTCTCGGACCTTTCGGGCGCGATCAAGCGCCTGATTGAGGGCGAGTTTTCGCATGTGCGGGTCAAGGGCGAAATCGGGCGCGTGTCCCGACCTAAATCGGGACACATCTATCTGGACCTCAAGGATGATCGCGCTGTCATCAACGGCATAATCTGGAAAGGGGTTGCAGGCCGCTTGCCCGTCCAGCCCGAAGAGGGGATGGAGGTGGTCGCAACCGGGCGCCTGACCACGTTCCCCGGACAATCGCGCTATCAAATCGTCATTGAGGATATAAAGCCAGCAGGCGCCGGCGCGCTGATGGCGATGCTGGAGAAGCGCAAGACGGCGCTGGCTTCCGAAGGTCTGTTTGATGCAGACCGCAAGCGACCATTACCCTATCTGCCCGAAATTATCGGCGTCGTCACTTCGCCTTCGGGCGCCGTGATCCGCGATATCCTGCACCGCCTGCGCGACCGCTTCCCGCGCAAGGTGCTGATTTGGCCCGTTGCCGTTCAGGGCGAGCGGTGCGCAGGCGAGGTCACCCGCGCGATTGAGGGGTTCAACGCCATGACGCCCGGCGGCTCGCTGCCCCGGCCTGACCTGATTATCGTCGCGCGTGGTGGCGGCTCGATTGAGGATCTCTGGGGCTTTAACGAGGAATCGGTCGTGCGTGCGGCGGCGGCAAGTGAGATTCCCCTTATCTCTGCCGTTGGACACGAGACGGACACCACCCTCATCGACTTTGCGTCCGACAAGCGCGCACCGACGCCAACCGCTGCTGCCGAGCTGGCCGTGCCTGTGCGGCTAGAGTTGCTGGCGTGGCTGGATGGGCAAGAGGGGCGGCTGATCCAAGCGCTCAGTGGCGGTGTGGCGCAGCGTGGCCAGCGCCTGCGGGATCTGTCCCGTGCGCTGCCGCGAATTGAGGTGCTGCTGGATAGCCCCCGCCAACGGCTGGACGTCTGGGGTGACCGTCTGCCTGCGGCGCTGATCCGCGGCGTTCAGATGCGGCGCGTTGCGCTGTCCGAGGCGGGCGGCGCGCTGCGGCTCGGCGTCCTGCGCCGCATGATCGAGGGCGACAAACGGCGGCTGGCAGCTGCGTCCGAGCGGATGGGCGGCGCATTGCAGCGCCGCACCCGCGATGATCGTCGCCGTTTGGATACCATCGCCGCGCGATTCGCGGCCCGCGTGCCCAGCGACAGCATTGCAGCCAAGCGTGCCGAGCTGGACCGCGTGTCGCAGCGCCTGCCTGTAGCCGGGCAGCGCCAGATCGACGGCTGGAGGACGCGCATCGCTGCGCTGGACCGCCTGCGCGAGACATTGGGGTACAAGGCAACGCTGGAGCGTGGATATGCCGTGATTCGCAGCGCTGGCGACTTAATCACAACGCGCAAGGCGGCTAAGAAGGCTGGCCCGCTGGAAATCGAGTTTGCCGATGGCAGGCTGGCGCTGGACGAAGCGGCACCAAAGGCAAAGCCGAAGCAGACTAAATCGCAGGCGCCCGATCAGGGTAACCTGTTTTAG
- a CDS encoding LysR family transcriptional regulator yields the protein MDRLTEMEAFATVVDQGGFTDAARKMGISKSAVSKHVSSLEARLGARLLNRTTRRVSPTEIGLAYYDRALRVLNDAGEADALVSSMQSDPSGLLRISVATDFGVNHLSPVLGTFLDEFPEITVNMVLNNRYVELISEGFDMAIRIGELEDSTLRARKLTETTKRMIASPGYIEKYGRPTKIDDLNEHKLLHYSSQAGGSVWKLTAPSGEKRQVRTAGGLSVNDGQSLLNAAISGLGIAYLPSFLYAGAMDKGLVEDVIPDLPVETQGIYAVYPPGRFTQPKVRAFIDFLVHAFADKGPAEW from the coding sequence ATGGATCGCCTGACAGAGATGGAAGCCTTCGCCACCGTGGTGGATCAGGGCGGATTCACCGACGCGGCGCGCAAGATGGGCATTTCCAAATCAGCCGTGTCCAAACATGTCTCGTCCCTTGAGGCGCGGCTGGGCGCACGGCTGCTGAATCGCACGACGCGTCGCGTCAGCCCGACCGAAATCGGCCTTGCCTATTACGACCGCGCGCTGCGCGTCCTGAACGATGCAGGAGAGGCAGATGCGCTGGTCAGCTCGATGCAATCCGACCCGTCGGGCTTGCTGCGAATTTCTGTCGCGACGGATTTTGGGGTAAATCACCTCAGTCCCGTGCTGGGCACATTCCTAGATGAATTTCCGGAAATCACCGTCAATATGGTCCTCAACAATCGCTATGTTGAGCTGATTTCCGAAGGCTTTGATATGGCCATCCGTATTGGCGAGTTGGAGGACAGCACCCTTCGGGCCCGCAAGCTGACCGAGACGACCAAGCGCATGATCGCATCACCAGGCTATATTGAAAAATACGGCCGCCCGACCAAGATTGACGATCTGAATGAGCACAAGCTGCTACATTATTCTAGCCAAGCTGGCGGATCGGTATGGAAGCTGACAGCGCCTTCGGGGGAGAAGCGCCAGGTGCGTACAGCCGGGGGCCTGTCGGTCAATGATGGCCAATCGCTGCTGAACGCTGCCATTTCTGGCCTTGGAATCGCGTATTTGCCCAGCTTTCTCTATGCCGGGGCGATGGACAAGGGGCTGGTCGAGGATGTCATTCCTGATCTGCCGGTCGAGACGCAAGGCATCTACGCAGTCTACCCGCCGGGCAGGTTTACCCAGCCTAAGGTGCGCGCGTTCATCGACTTTCTTGTCCACGCCTTTGCG